One segment of Mauremys reevesii isolate NIE-2019 unplaced genomic scaffold, ASM1616193v1 Contig68, whole genome shotgun sequence DNA contains the following:
- the LOC120394583 gene encoding uncharacterized mitochondrial protein AtMg00860-like encodes MDKLLHPHTSYAAAYLYDLVIHTPDWETHLEKVGAVLDTFRRADLMANPVKCAVGFTEAKYLGYMVGKGLVKPQLNKLEAIQNWSQPSRKKQVRAFLGVVGYYRRFIPHFATRASPLTDLVKACGPDPVRWSDAAERAFADLWNALCSNPVLIAPDFNKDFIL; translated from the coding sequence ATGGACAAGTTATTACACCCCCATACCAGTTATGCTGCAGCCTACTTGTATGATTTGGTGATTCATACCCCAGACTGGGAGACCCACTTGGAAAAAGTGGGGGCGGTCCTTGATACCTTCCGGCGAGCTGACCTTATGGCGAACCCTGTTAAGTGCGCTGTAGGGTTCACGGAGGCCAAATATCTTGGCTACATGGTAGGAAAAGGTCTGGTAAAACCCCAACTGAATAAGTTAGAAGCCATCCAAAATTGGTCTCAGCCGAGTCGTAAGAAGCAGGTCCGAGCATTTCTAGGGGTGGTGGGGTATTACCGGCGTTTCATCCCCCATTTTGCTACAAGGGCAAGTCCCCTAACGGACTTAGTGAAGGCCTGTGGTCCTGATCCAGTCAGATGGTCCGATGCAGCAGAAAGGGCATTCGCGGACTTATGGAAtgccctctgcagtaaccccgTACTGATAGCCCCAGATTTCAACAAGGACTTTATCCTATAG